From a region of the Neobacillus niacini genome:
- a CDS encoding MerR family transcriptional regulator, with product MKYKISELATVLNVTTNTIRRYEKMGYIKSKRTQNSNYRYYNEDDLSTFMNVRLLRKYGFTHTEIGNMKNSDMAGLISEYERQMKKFDEQINYLTNLRRRLSDDLVLMKKAEEIKQLCYIRDCVDLSYVLYQRRDEILTEPQRVTAIQDHLYLSPEVLRVYLIRKEDVENDRLILNAGVAVKTAHMDRYNIKQNEYTERYEKRKSLISVAKLPVNGEKNVKEALLKEPFKYMQEHNLKMNGDIIGIVIANVIEDQQEMQYVLVGVPIAEMQPLDYLL from the coding sequence ATGAAATACAAGATTAGTGAATTAGCAACTGTACTTAACGTTACAACAAATACAATTAGAAGATATGAAAAGATGGGTTATATCAAGTCCAAAAGAACTCAAAATAGCAATTATCGATATTACAATGAAGATGACCTATCAACGTTTATGAATGTTAGACTATTACGGAAGTATGGTTTTACACATACCGAAATAGGAAATATGAAGAACAGTGATATGGCAGGCTTAATCTCTGAATACGAGAGGCAAATGAAGAAATTTGACGAACAAATTAACTATTTAACAAATTTAAGACGTAGGCTTAGTGATGATTTGGTTTTAATGAAAAAAGCAGAGGAAATTAAACAACTATGCTATATAAGAGATTGCGTGGATCTTTCATATGTACTTTATCAAAGGAGGGATGAAATATTAACGGAACCACAAAGGGTAACGGCCATCCAGGATCACTTATATTTGTCGCCGGAAGTATTGCGGGTTTATCTAATTAGAAAAGAAGATGTAGAAAACGACCGTCTCATTCTAAATGCGGGTGTGGCTGTTAAAACGGCCCATATGGATAGATATAATATAAAACAAAATGAATATACGGAAAGATATGAAAAACGAAAATCCCTCATTAGTGTTGCAAAGCTCCCGGTAAATGGCGAAAAAAATGTAAAAGAAGCTTTGCTGAAAGAACCTTTCAAGTATATGCAGGAGCATAACTTAAAAATGAATGGGGACATTATTGGCATTGTAATTGCCAATGTGATAGAAGATCAACAGGAAATGCAGTATGTACTAGTTGGTGTTCCCATAGCGGAAATGCAACCTTTGGATTATTTACTATGA
- a CDS encoding bile acid:sodium symporter family protein, translating into MKVLEKVSQFAGSTFAVWVLLFAALSFFWPSAFTWIAPHISLLLGIIMFGMGLTLSAGDFKEVFRRPKDVAIGVIGQFLIMPGLAFLLAKGLQLPPEIAVGVILVGCCPGGTSSNVMTFLAKGDVPLSVTITSVTTLLAPVVTPALILLLASEWIPVEPGSLFVSIVKIVIVPIVLGLIIKKLFNRQAQASVKVLPLVSIIGIVSIVAAVVSVNQQNIAKTGLIIFAVVILHNVLGYLLGYFFGKLFKMDLSKKKAVAIEVGMQNSGLGAAIASAHFSPLSAVPSAIFSVWHNISGPILATIFNRMDNNKPLDADSKNTSLTN; encoded by the coding sequence ATGAAAGTTTTAGAGAAAGTAAGCCAATTCGCTGGCAGTACCTTTGCCGTCTGGGTGCTATTATTTGCAGCCTTATCGTTTTTTTGGCCATCCGCATTTACGTGGATCGCACCACATATTTCACTCCTTCTAGGAATTATTATGTTTGGAATGGGACTAACCTTGTCTGCAGGAGATTTTAAGGAAGTTTTCAGACGTCCAAAGGATGTGGCAATCGGAGTTATTGGTCAATTTTTAATTATGCCTGGTCTTGCCTTTTTACTAGCAAAAGGATTACAATTACCTCCTGAAATTGCTGTAGGAGTCATTTTAGTAGGTTGCTGTCCAGGAGGGACTTCATCTAATGTTATGACTTTCTTAGCGAAAGGTGATGTTCCCCTAAGTGTAACCATTACCTCAGTGACAACACTACTAGCGCCTGTGGTAACACCAGCACTTATTTTATTACTTGCAAGCGAATGGATTCCTGTAGAACCAGGTAGCCTATTTGTTTCCATTGTAAAAATTGTGATTGTACCTATCGTCCTAGGGCTAATCATTAAGAAATTGTTTAATCGACAAGCACAGGCAAGTGTAAAGGTCCTTCCGCTTGTATCGATTATAGGAATTGTTTCGATTGTAGCCGCAGTAGTATCTGTTAACCAACAAAATATTGCTAAAACGGGGTTAATCATCTTTGCTGTTGTTATCCTCCATAATGTACTTGGCTATTTACTTGGCTATTTCTTTGGAAAGTTATTCAAGATGGACTTATCGAAGAAAAAAGCAGTTGCAATTGAAGTTGGAATGCAAAACTCCGGCTTAGGTGCTGCTATTGCTTCAGCCCATTTCTCACCATTATCAGCTGTACCGAGTGCTATTTTCAGTGTTTGGCATAATATATCTGGTCCAATTTTAGCAACCATATTTAATCGGATGGATAACAATAAGCCGCTCGATGCGGATTCAAAAAATACATCATTAACAAACTAG
- a CDS encoding SH3 domain-containing protein, producing the protein MESILNQLFWIWSLITVLPEWMRLFLALFVLLQLARLILLYIFPPFLNLLCRLLKKMIYLISHPIMALLSTMQRRRREAGIAGIPVWIEIIEVMFALFENFLNKMIELFTKRKRIKSRIKRWTFYAATAVVILLTAAIMNNPNEWYTQKWKKAEVWLNQEHVHVQASGASPDQKKLILNKKYEDGGNIREAPALTAPRLYTITNGEILHFLNEEQVDSKGIKWLKVQTTNGIEGWISALIVMEKQ; encoded by the coding sequence GTGGAATCTATTTTAAACCAGCTGTTTTGGATTTGGTCACTAATTACTGTCCTGCCGGAATGGATGCGTCTTTTTTTGGCTCTTTTTGTGCTCTTGCAACTCGCAAGGCTGATATTGTTGTACATTTTTCCTCCCTTCTTAAACTTGTTGTGCCGTTTGTTGAAAAAGATGATATATCTAATTTCTCACCCAATTATGGCACTTCTTTCCACGATGCAAAGACGGCGGAGAGAAGCAGGAATAGCTGGCATACCTGTTTGGATAGAAATCATTGAAGTAATGTTTGCCTTGTTCGAAAATTTTCTCAACAAAATGATTGAGCTTTTTACGAAACGGAAAAGGATTAAGAGCAGGATTAAAAGATGGACCTTCTATGCTGCCACAGCTGTAGTGATTTTGCTAACTGCTGCCATCATGAACAATCCAAATGAGTGGTATACACAAAAATGGAAGAAAGCGGAGGTTTGGTTAAACCAAGAACATGTGCACGTACAAGCATCTGGGGCTTCCCCTGATCAAAAAAAATTAATTTTAAATAAGAAATATGAAGATGGTGGAAATATTCGTGAAGCTCCCGCACTAACTGCGCCCCGTTTATACACGATCACAAATGGAGAAATCCTACACTTTTTGAATGAAGAACAAGTAGATTCCAAAGGAATAAAGTGGCTAAAGGTTCAAACGACAAACGGGATCGAAGGCTGGATATCGGCATTGATAGTCATGGAAAAACAATAA